The nucleotide window tgtagatcagcgTCACTCCATGGAAGCAGCCGGGACTACACTGATCTCTGCCCGCTGTGGTTCTGGGGAGTCTCCCTCTGCAGTGGGTCCCTCTTGCTGCCAGCCCACAGAGCTGCTCAGGCAGGACAGTCCCTACCTGGCTCCAGCTCAGCTTCGTGCCCCGGCAGACAGCTCCAAATGCACCTCGTCCCCTCGCTTCCCATGTGCCGGGGGGTCAGGGGGTGatgcctgggagcagggctggagaggggtggggcagtggggctggaaGTCATTAGGGCGCGttggagtggggtgagggggcagtgggggggggctgcaaTTTTTAATCCCCATTGGAAACTCCGAACCCCACTGACCACAAATCTCCTTCCCTAGGGGGGGGCTGCTTGGAGCTGCCCCCCTCCTGAGTCTACAGCCTGCTCCGTGGTGCTGTGGGGGGGCGCACTGGGGATGCTGCATGTGAGTTCCCTGGTGCCAGGCTGAGAGTGGGGCCGGGGCTGCGTCATTCCTTTGCCCACCCTGGGAAACGGGGCAGGAACCTGCCCACGCCCGagcgcagccccccagcccaacaCGCAGTGTCCCTGGCACAGCgggcgggggggtctggggagggcCAGGCTGTGGGGGCTGCACGATGCGCCAGAGGCTCCATCTGTctggcttccccccaccccgcccccatgtgcagtgagccagacaacagCTGGACGGTGGGGGGTGCGGGCGCGAGGCCGTGGCCCAGGGATCCTGAGCGGCTGCTGTGGGAAGCTGAGGGCTCCGTGCTCCCACCCGCCTGCAGCCGGTTTATTCACCACGGCGGGAGAGCCCCCGCCTTGGACTTTGCTCCCAGGGGCATCAAGCTGTTTCTGGGAGACTGGAgatggggggtcgggggggctggattgtgtttgggggaagggagaatactgcagggcaggagagtggggatacagccccaggctggcactgcccccagcccatcctcttccccccccccggccaatcTGTGCTGGGGGCAGGTGTGAGTCCAGTCACACCAGGGGTCTCCTTCCCGCCCCCACAGTCCAGCGCCACTGCGTCCAGCAGCCCTGCCGTTGGCCTGGCTGCCTGGCCCCGGGGTGGGGGTCGTGCCAGGGCCTCTGGACCCCCttcacgcacacacacgcacgcacacccCCGTGCAGCTCTGATGGCGTCATCCGTCTTGTGTTCCAGGGATTGACTTCAAAATCCGGACAGTGGAAATTGAGGGGAAAAAGATCAAACTCCAGGTCTGGTAAGTGGGACCCCAGCAAAGCCGCCCCCTcccgcctgcccccagcccccctctccaGCTGAACCACAGCTCGAGCCCTGCCTAGCACCTGCAGAgccggggtgggatggggggtaCTGGCATGGCTccggggctgggaaggggagatCCGGAGCCTGCCCGCACTGAGCTGCTGGTTCAGGCCCTGGCAGCCCCATGGATGGTGGCTGTGCCCTGCTGCAGGTGTGGAAGGAACGTGTGGGTTGCCAGTCTGCCTCCGCCCCATGGAGCAGCAACCAGCCCCCATCGTCCACCTGGGCAGGGGGGGCCAAGGCTGGGTGAGCTGTGGAGGCAGAACTGGGGTCCCCTTGGGCAGGGTGGTTGCCCAAGGAATccccgccacccccccacccctgtggaTCCCAGGGTAGCCCTGGGGGTCAGAGACACTGCTGACTCCATTaaccccctttcccttcctctctTGCAGGGACACGGCAGGACAAGAGAGGTTTAAAACCATCACAACGGCGTATTACCGAGGAGCCATGGTACGGTGTCTCTCCCCCCTCAGGCccagtggggcaggagcactCTGTGGTGACCTgcaagccccccccccgcccgtggGCAAGCTCGGAATggtgcccaggagccccaggaAGGGGAGTCTCACCCAGTTCTCCTGGCAGCAGGCGCCTGCCAAGCAAGGAGGGAAatgtggggcctcagaggagcccatgctcccccacacacacagcacaactGGGAGCGGGCAGGGCCTCTATCTCAGCAGGCCGCATTGGAGGGAGTGGGGCTAGCTGGGGCTCTGGTGGGCCGTCCCGAGGAGCTGGGGCCCAGGAGAGGGGCCCCTGCCAGGCACTAGGGTGTGGGGGTGCTCAGTCCAAGCTGCTCCATTAACGATTGGGGGGCTTCTGGGCACCAGCCCAGGGAGAGACCCAAACACTGCTGAGGGCCAGGCTAGCTGGGGCCTAAAGCCCGCACACCCCAGCCCCGGGTCCAGCCTCACTGAGCGAGCGTCTCTTCCAGGGAATCATCCTCGTGTACGACATCACAGATGAGAAATCCTTCGAGAACATCCAGAATTGGATGAAGAGCAtcaaggaggtgggggagaggggggctggggatggagctgtGTCATGGCtggggggaggtgtgggggggagggggacgggcGGGGGCAGCTGTGTCATGGCGGGGGGTTTGTGGGAGGGGAACTGTGCGAGGGCCATGGTCTGGTCACCACCCAGATGAGGTGTTATGTGGGGTTACAAGttgctcagggctgggctagcaggggctgcgggtcaggagtgaggggcgccggcagagccgggtgggagcggggggctgcgagtcgggagtgaggggcaccggcagagccgggtgggggcggggggctgcgggtcgggaatgaggggcgccggcagagccgggtgggagcggggggctgcGGATCgagagtgaggggcgccggcagagccgggggggggtggggggctgcgggtcgggagtgaggggcgctggcagagctgtgacCATGGGGAATGCAGGACTGGGGTCTGGTTGGGGAAGTGAGGGAGGGGTGGGATACCTGGAGGATGGCTGAAGGGGGACTCAGGAGGGGGATGGATGGCGGGCTCGGGGCCCAGGGGAAATAGGCATCTCCCCCAGATCTGCTCTCTCCTCCAGAATGCTTCTGCAGGGGTGGAGCGCCTCCTCCTGGGGAACAAGTGTGACATGGAGACCAAGCGCAAGGTGCAGCGGGAGCGTGCAGAGAAGGTACCCGGGGGGGCAAGCTCAGGCCGGTGTTGCGAGTGATGCTGTCATTCATGGCtggatctgggggtgggggcagctggacACAAGGTGGCAGCCCCCAGCAGGCGCTGAATGCAGCAGAGTCCCAAGGGCCAGGCCCCGCTCCTCCCATCTCACCCCCCATCTTGGGGTGTCTCTGAGGCCTTGACCGTGTCTCCCCAGGACGGAGAGGCAGCCGTGCCGGGTCTGGGCCATTAGCGAGAGAGAaggaggttggggggggagggggcaggctttGGGTGCCTGGCTCAAATGCCCCTTTTTCTCCTGGCAGCTCGCGAAGGAACATGGGATCCGGTTCTTTGAGACCAGTGCCAAGTCCAGTGTGAACGTGGAGGAGGTAAGCGGGGCAGGCTCTGGCTCCCTGCCATGGGGCGGCTCCCCAAGGTCCCTGGGCCCTGCCCCGTCGTGccaccagccccctgcactgggcGCTTACTGCctaggggcagcctgggagaaacAGCCCACAGGCGAACCCACGAGGGGTGCTGCTAGGGGGTGGGTGGTGCAGTGCccgtggggagggaggagaggtcTCTCCCAGTGGTCTCTCCCAGTATCTGGGCTGTAGGAGTACCCTGGGCAGATCCCTTCCCTGTCCCTGgagtggatggggtggggggctccagtGAGGCTGTGAGACCCACCCTGGGGACCTCTGCCCCCCCGGCAGGCAGGTCCTTCCCATGTGTTCCCATGGAAGCGGGGAGAGGGGGACGGTAAGATTCACCTAGAGGCTCTT belongs to Natator depressus isolate rNatDep1 chromosome 24, rNatDep2.hap1, whole genome shotgun sequence and includes:
- the RAB13 gene encoding ras-related protein Rab-13 isoform X2, which translates into the protein MAKSYDHLFKLLLIGDSGVGKTCLIIRFAEDNFTSTYISTIGIDFKIRTVEIEGKKIKLQVWDTAGQERFKTITTAYYRGAMGIILVYDITDEKSFENIQNWMKSIKENASAGVERLLLGNKCDMETKRKVQRERAEKLAKEHGIRFFETSAKSSVNVEEAFNTLAQDILLKSTKKLGKIPKGHLDLKSSPKRSSSKCAVV
- the RAB13 gene encoding ras-related protein Rab-13 isoform X1 codes for the protein MAKSYDHLFKLLLIGDSGVGKTCLIIRFAEDNFTSTYISTIVKELPLPNPHCPWARSGASRCRPSAMRPGIDFKIRTVEIEGKKIKLQVWDTAGQERFKTITTAYYRGAMGIILVYDITDEKSFENIQNWMKSIKENASAGVERLLLGNKCDMETKRKVQRERAEKLAKEHGIRFFETSAKSSVNVEEAFNTLAQDILLKSTKKLGKIPKGHLDLKSSPKRSSSKCAVV
- the RAB13 gene encoding ras-related protein Rab-13 isoform X3 translates to MRPGIDFKIRTVEIEGKKIKLQVWDTAGQERFKTITTAYYRGAMGIILVYDITDEKSFENIQNWMKSIKENASAGVERLLLGNKCDMETKRKVQRERAEKLAKEHGIRFFETSAKSSVNVEEAFNTLAQDILLKSTKKLGKIPKGHLDLKSSPKRSSSKCAVV
- the RAB13 gene encoding ras-related protein Rab-13 isoform X4; this encodes MGIILVYDITDEKSFENIQNWMKSIKENASAGVERLLLGNKCDMETKRKVQRERAEKLAKEHGIRFFETSAKSSVNVEEAFNTLAQDILLKSTKKLGKIPKGHLDLKSSPKRSSSKCAVV